The proteins below are encoded in one region of Streptomyces ficellus:
- a CDS encoding cytochrome P450, with product MPDVFDPRLYARGIPHDAFRELRDRHPVARQDEYAVLGWPAGPGFWAVTRHGDVVRVLKDARRYSSHLGATQIRDPDPADLPFIRRMMLNQDPPGHGRLRRLVSRAFTPARTGRFEAVARTRARDLLTAASAAARAGDGTVDAVRAVTDEYALLNLTDLLGVPKSDRGLLLTWTERVIAYQDPDEPPVLGPDGTPANPRSPAMLGEMFDYARNLAAYKRDRPGDDVLTSLAHADLSDGELEMFFFLLTVAGNDTVRSAAPGGLLALATHQDEQRRLRDGRIAVDTAVEELLRVHPPVLHFRRTAAEDHVLHGRHVRRGDKVVVFHASANHDERVFPDPHRLDLARSPNPHVSFGDGPHVCLGAHFARLQLRVLHEEALSALPPYEPAGPPRRLVSHFINGLKSLPLRLG from the coding sequence GTGCCCGACGTCTTCGACCCCCGGCTGTACGCGCGGGGCATCCCGCACGACGCCTTCCGCGAGCTGCGCGACCGGCACCCGGTGGCCCGGCAGGACGAGTACGCGGTCCTCGGCTGGCCCGCCGGGCCCGGCTTCTGGGCCGTCACCCGGCACGGCGACGTCGTACGGGTCCTCAAGGACGCCCGGCGCTACTCCTCGCACCTCGGCGCCACCCAGATCCGCGACCCCGACCCGGCCGACCTGCCCTTCATCCGGCGCATGATGCTCAACCAGGACCCGCCCGGCCACGGCAGGCTCCGGCGCCTGGTCAGCCGCGCGTTCACGCCCGCCCGCACCGGCCGCTTCGAGGCCGTCGCCCGCACCCGGGCCCGGGACCTGCTCACCGCCGCGTCCGCCGCCGCCCGCGCCGGGGACGGCACCGTCGACGCCGTCCGCGCCGTCACCGACGAGTACGCCCTGCTCAACCTCACCGACCTGCTCGGGGTCCCGAAGAGCGACCGCGGCCTGCTGCTGACCTGGACCGAACGCGTCATCGCCTATCAGGACCCGGACGAGCCGCCGGTCCTCGGGCCGGACGGCACGCCCGCCAACCCGCGCTCGCCCGCCATGCTGGGGGAGATGTTCGACTACGCGCGGAACCTCGCCGCGTACAAGCGCGACCGCCCCGGCGACGACGTCCTCACCTCCCTCGCCCACGCCGACCTGTCCGACGGCGAGCTGGAGATGTTCTTCTTCCTGCTGACGGTCGCCGGCAACGACACCGTCCGCAGCGCCGCACCCGGCGGCCTCCTCGCGCTCGCCACCCACCAGGACGAGCAGCGGCGACTGCGGGACGGACGTATCGCCGTCGACACCGCCGTCGAGGAGCTGCTGCGGGTGCACCCGCCCGTCCTGCACTTCCGCCGCACCGCCGCCGAGGACCACGTGCTGCACGGCCGGCACGTGCGCCGAGGGGACAAGGTCGTCGTCTTCCACGCCTCCGCCAACCACGACGAGCGGGTCTTCCCCGACCCGCACCGCCTGGACCTCGCCCGCTCGCCGAACCCGCACGTGTCGTTCGGCGACGGCCCGCACGTCTGCCTGGGCGCCCACTTCGCCCGGCTCCAGCTGCGCGTCCTGCACGAGGAGGCACTAAGCGCCCTGCCGCCCTACGAGCCGGCCGGCCCGCCCCGGCGGCTGGTCTCGCACTTCATCAACGGCCTGAAATCACTGCCCCTGAGGCTTGGATGA
- a CDS encoding class I SAM-dependent methyltransferase, translated as MGLRSDLRTIRHMVFPRVAGETPAERMESYYRSTAGDYDAFRERLLHGRRELMARLPTAPGAHLVDMGAGTGNNITYLGERHRKECRRITLVDVSASMLEVARRRVERSGWDNVETVLASATDYRPADGQADIVVFSYALTMMPDWFTAVDHARAILRPGGTIAVCDFYVARKQPAGGARHAAWRRHLWPAWFSHNNVFLSPDHLPYLRARFTPTHVRESLSSVPYLPAKVPYYLFTGTKD; from the coding sequence ATGGGACTCCGGTCCGACCTGCGTACCATCCGCCACATGGTGTTCCCCCGCGTCGCGGGCGAGACGCCCGCCGAGCGCATGGAGTCGTACTACCGCTCCACGGCCGGCGACTACGACGCCTTCCGCGAGCGGCTCCTGCACGGCCGGCGCGAGCTGATGGCCCGGCTGCCCACCGCGCCGGGCGCCCACCTCGTCGACATGGGCGCGGGCACCGGCAACAACATCACGTACCTCGGCGAGCGGCACCGCAAGGAGTGCCGGCGCATCACCCTCGTCGACGTCTCCGCCTCGATGCTGGAGGTGGCACGCCGGCGCGTGGAGCGGTCCGGCTGGGACAACGTCGAGACGGTCCTGGCGAGCGCCACCGACTACCGGCCCGCCGACGGGCAGGCCGACATCGTCGTGTTCTCCTACGCGCTGACGATGATGCCCGACTGGTTCACCGCCGTGGACCACGCCCGCGCCATCCTCCGGCCCGGCGGGACGATCGCCGTCTGCGACTTCTACGTCGCGCGCAAGCAGCCCGCCGGCGGGGCGCGCCACGCCGCGTGGCGGCGGCACCTGTGGCCCGCCTGGTTCAGCCACAACAACGTCTTCCTGTCGCCCGACCACCTGCCCTACCTCCGCGCCCGGTTCACCCCCACCCATGTGCGCGAAAGCCTCTCCTCGGTCCCCTACCTCCCGGCGAAGGTGCCCTACTACCTCTTCACCGGCACCAAGGACTGA
- a CDS encoding sensor histidine kinase encodes MTWGLPALVAGVCGAWGYARAGAGPADLVRDLAVGWAFAVSGTVARLRRPANRTGPLLYAEGLTWFLGNLQGFSVPVLFAAGAWGEALNLAVLGHLLLVFPDGRAGSGYERRLVVAGYALVAVGGLVRALLYDPAADSSSSYLACARCGPNALFLFDAPALFEAVDVVYRWAGVVLTVLVTLTMVRRWRAGSPARRRVLLPAWVAVGLTFSFVGWEVLYLLAPEGLGGADAVVTVLSDVTQVAVPVVFLVSLLRMRLRRASVGELVLTVGRSPGHHGMQDMLRRTLGDPSLVLGLRADDGGHSGPDGRPVPPPGRGGGDRAVTPVPAGAVRDAEAVLEHDRSLAEDTELMAAVGEVVRLWVRDLRVRSEAGVRGGQGDRAVPRRILQAVYEERKKLERDLHDGAQTRMLYTLMTLRRLDARLAPDADPALRRTVAEAEEGLRQSIEELRDLARGIHPAVLARAGLGPALTSLAEQCPVPVAVETEPGRWPAVVETTAYFLVSEALANAVKHAAARRIRVAVRGGGPGLVVEVADDGVGGVRLPSADGPESLGTGSGTGLKGLADRVAAVGGTLSVVSPAGGGTRIRAELPCG; translated from the coding sequence GTGACGTGGGGGCTGCCCGCGCTCGTCGCGGGGGTGTGCGGGGCCTGGGGTTACGCCCGTGCCGGAGCGGGCCCCGCCGACCTGGTGCGCGACCTCGCGGTCGGCTGGGCCTTCGCCGTGTCGGGAACGGTGGCCCGGCTGCGGCGCCCGGCCAACCGCACGGGTCCGCTGCTGTACGCCGAGGGACTCACCTGGTTCCTGGGGAACCTCCAGGGCTTCTCCGTGCCGGTGCTCTTCGCGGCCGGCGCCTGGGGGGAAGCGCTCAACCTCGCGGTCCTCGGGCACCTGCTGCTGGTGTTCCCGGACGGCCGGGCGGGGAGCGGGTACGAGCGGCGGCTGGTCGTCGCCGGGTACGCGCTGGTGGCCGTCGGCGGCCTCGTACGCGCCCTGCTCTACGACCCCGCGGCGGACAGCTCGTCCAGCTACCTCGCCTGTGCGCGGTGCGGGCCGAACGCGCTCTTCCTCTTCGACGCGCCCGCGCTGTTCGAGGCGGTCGACGTGGTCTACCGGTGGGCCGGGGTCGTGCTCACCGTGCTGGTCACCCTGACGATGGTCCGGCGCTGGCGCGCGGGGAGCCCGGCGAGGCGCCGCGTCCTGCTGCCCGCGTGGGTGGCCGTCGGGCTCACCTTCAGCTTCGTGGGCTGGGAGGTGCTGTACCTGCTGGCACCGGAGGGGCTGGGCGGGGCGGACGCCGTGGTGACGGTGCTGTCGGACGTGACCCAGGTCGCGGTCCCCGTCGTGTTCCTGGTGAGCCTGTTGCGCATGCGCCTGCGGCGCGCGTCGGTGGGCGAGCTGGTGCTGACCGTGGGCCGCTCCCCCGGTCACCACGGCATGCAGGACATGCTGCGCCGGACGCTGGGCGACCCGTCGCTGGTCCTGGGTCTCCGGGCGGACGACGGTGGTCACTCGGGCCCGGACGGCCGTCCCGTGCCGCCGCCGGGGCGGGGCGGCGGGGACAGGGCGGTCACACCGGTGCCGGCCGGGGCGGTGCGCGACGCCGAGGCGGTCCTGGAGCACGACCGGTCGCTCGCGGAGGACACCGAGCTGATGGCGGCGGTCGGTGAGGTCGTCCGGCTGTGGGTGCGGGACCTCCGGGTGCGCTCCGAGGCGGGCGTACGGGGCGGTCAGGGCGACCGGGCCGTTCCCCGGCGCATCCTCCAGGCGGTCTACGAGGAACGGAAGAAGCTGGAACGGGACCTGCACGACGGCGCGCAGACCCGGATGCTCTACACCCTGATGACCCTGCGCCGCCTCGACGCCCGGCTCGCCCCCGACGCCGATCCGGCGCTCCGGCGCACCGTCGCGGAGGCGGAGGAGGGGCTGCGCCAGTCGATCGAGGAGTTGCGGGACCTGGCGCGGGGCATTCATCCGGCGGTCCTGGCCCGCGCGGGCCTCGGTCCGGCCCTGACGTCTCTGGCCGAACAGTGCCCGGTGCCCGTCGCGGTCGAGACGGAGCCGGGCCGCTGGCCGGCGGTCGTGGAGACGACCGCCTACTTCCTGGTGTCCGAGGCCCTGGCCAACGCCGTCAAGCACGCGGCCGCCCGGCGGATCCGGGTCGCCGTGCGCGGCGGCGGCCCGGGCCTGGTCGTCGAGGTGGCGGACGACGGCGTCGGCGGCGTACGCCTCCCCAGCGCCGACGGGCCGGAGAGCTTGGGTACGGGCTCGGGTACGGGCCTGAAGGGCCTCGCCGACCGGGTGGCCGCGGTGGGCGGCACGCTGTCGGTGGTGAGCCCGGCGGGCGGGGGCACCCGGATCAGGGCGGAGCTGCCGTGCGGGTGA
- a CDS encoding response regulator transcription factor, whose product MIVAEDAPLLRQGLVRLLEDCGVDVVGQTGESGEVLDLVESTRPDAVLLDIRMPPTHTDEGVRAAEAILARRPGTGVLLLSQYVETSAAVHVLARSPGGFGYLLKERVADAHELHDALRRVAAGESAIDPEIVSRLLARRRTDSLLDGLTGREREVLALMAQGRSNEAIRERLHVGAKTLETHIRSVFTKLGLESEVTDNRRVLAVLTYLRG is encoded by the coding sequence GTGATCGTGGCGGAGGACGCTCCCCTGCTGCGCCAGGGGCTGGTGCGGCTGCTGGAGGACTGCGGAGTGGACGTGGTCGGGCAGACCGGGGAGTCCGGCGAGGTGCTGGACCTGGTGGAGAGCACCCGGCCGGACGCCGTGCTCCTCGACATCCGGATGCCGCCGACCCACACGGACGAGGGGGTGCGCGCCGCCGAGGCGATCCTGGCCCGCCGTCCGGGCACCGGAGTGCTCCTGCTGTCCCAGTACGTCGAGACCAGCGCCGCCGTGCACGTCCTGGCGCGGAGCCCGGGCGGTTTCGGTTACCTCCTCAAGGAACGGGTCGCCGACGCGCACGAGTTGCACGACGCGCTGCGGCGGGTGGCGGCCGGTGAGTCCGCCATCGACCCGGAGATCGTCTCCCGGCTGCTGGCGCGCCGGCGGACCGACAGCCTCCTGGACGGGCTGACCGGGCGCGAGCGCGAAGTGCTCGCGCTGATGGCGCAGGGCCGTTCCAACGAGGCCATCCGGGAGCGTCTGCACGTCGGCGCGAAGACGCTGGAGACGCACATCCGCAGCGTCTTCACCAAGCTGGGGCTGGAGTCCGAGGTGACGGACAACCGCAGGGTCCTCGCCGTGCTCACCTATCTCCGGGGGTGA
- a CDS encoding MMPL family transporter, whose translation MRSGIVTRRPRLRLLPTDPLGSLAELVLRFPVRTLLLTGCALLVAAVAAVGVAGNLYHGGTTAPGAESARAERALSTSLRSGSPTVTLVATVRGGGSVDGPAAARAGARLAERARGLPKVVEVRSYWTGRPATLRGRDGRSALVLLRVASSEATAHRDVEPLLPRLTGRHGALDVAATGPTPVGLAIERQSRQDLHRTELLAAPLTAAVLVVVFGGVVAAGLALLVGVCAVVGAAAFLGGLSHLTTVSVIALNLTTALGFALAVDFSLFMLARYREERDRFREERDPGEAVHRALVATVCSTGRTVVCSALTVIGSLAALLVFPLDMLRSVAYGGIAVVALSALLAITALPAALLLLGARIDALSVRRRRPWAAPDGGRWYRLAYGVMRRPAAVVLVLGAVLTALVLPFAGARFGTFDDRALPAGSATRQATDTVRRDFDHHALSPVQVALPGLDARADAVALDGYARRLARLEHVTRVETATGTYREGRRVAAAGPGHGYASPAGVWAAVVTGVGPETAEGASVVRAVRAVSSPVPALVGGTQAWLADLGDTIRAGVVPALSLIAVVTLLLLGWCTRSVVLPLKALVLNVLSLSATFGVMVLVFQEGRLSGLLGGFTVTGVTDTVVPVLVLCVAFGLSMDYEVLLLSRTVEEHDAGASTRQAVARAVQRTAGLFTASALVVIVVMSALAASGLLLLKVVGVGLAVAVFVDATVIRLLLAPALMALLGRANWWAPALRPAAQSLVPVKR comes from the coding sequence GTGCGGTCCGGGATCGTGACGCGGCGCCCGCGGCTCCGCCTCCTGCCCACCGACCCGCTGGGCTCCCTCGCGGAGCTGGTCCTGCGCTTCCCCGTCCGCACGCTGCTGCTGACCGGATGCGCCCTGCTCGTCGCGGCGGTGGCGGCCGTAGGCGTCGCGGGGAACCTCTACCACGGCGGTACGACGGCGCCGGGCGCCGAGTCGGCCCGCGCCGAGCGCGCCCTGTCCACGTCGCTGCGGAGCGGGAGCCCCACGGTGACGCTGGTGGCGACCGTGCGCGGCGGCGGTTCGGTGGACGGTCCGGCGGCCGCCCGCGCCGGGGCCCGGCTCGCCGAGCGGGCGCGGGGCCTGCCGAAGGTGGTGGAGGTCCGTTCGTACTGGACGGGGCGCCCCGCCACGCTGCGTGGCCGTGACGGCCGCTCCGCGCTGGTGCTGCTGCGGGTGGCGAGCAGTGAGGCGACGGCGCACCGGGACGTCGAGCCGCTGCTGCCGCGGCTGACGGGTCGTCACGGTGCGCTGGACGTCGCCGCGACCGGGCCGACACCCGTGGGGCTGGCCATCGAGCGGCAGAGCCGGCAGGACCTGCACCGTACGGAGCTGCTGGCCGCGCCGCTGACGGCGGCCGTGCTCGTCGTGGTCTTCGGCGGTGTCGTCGCGGCGGGTCTGGCGCTGCTGGTGGGCGTGTGCGCGGTGGTGGGCGCCGCCGCGTTCCTGGGCGGACTGTCGCACCTGACGACGGTGTCGGTGATCGCGCTGAACCTGACCACGGCGCTCGGGTTCGCGCTGGCGGTCGACTTCAGCCTGTTCATGCTGGCCCGGTACCGGGAGGAGCGCGACCGGTTCCGCGAGGAGCGCGACCCGGGCGAGGCGGTGCACCGGGCGCTGGTGGCGACGGTGTGCAGCACGGGCCGCACGGTGGTGTGCTCGGCGCTGACGGTGATCGGCAGCCTGGCCGCGCTGCTGGTGTTCCCCCTGGACATGCTGCGGTCGGTGGCGTACGGCGGCATCGCCGTGGTGGCTCTGAGCGCGCTGCTCGCGATCACCGCGCTGCCCGCGGCGCTGCTCCTGCTGGGTGCCCGGATCGACGCGCTGTCGGTACGCCGCCGGCGGCCCTGGGCGGCGCCGGACGGCGGCCGGTGGTACCGGCTCGCGTACGGGGTGATGCGCCGCCCGGCGGCGGTGGTGCTGGTGCTGGGCGCGGTGCTCACGGCGCTGGTCCTGCCGTTCGCGGGCGCCCGGTTCGGCACGTTCGACGACCGGGCGCTGCCCGCCGGTTCGGCGACGCGGCAGGCCACGGACACGGTGCGCCGGGATTTCGACCACCACGCGCTCAGCCCCGTGCAGGTGGCGCTGCCCGGGCTGGACGCCCGGGCGGACGCCGTCGCGCTGGACGGCTACGCCCGGCGGCTGGCCCGGCTGGAGCATGTGACGCGGGTGGAGACGGCGACGGGGACGTACCGGGAGGGGCGGCGGGTGGCGGCCGCGGGGCCGGGGCACGGCTATGCGTCCCCGGCGGGCGTGTGGGCGGCCGTCGTCACCGGCGTCGGCCCGGAGACGGCGGAGGGCGCCTCGGTGGTACGGGCGGTGCGCGCCGTGTCCTCGCCGGTGCCGGCGCTGGTGGGCGGTACGCAGGCGTGGCTGGCCGATCTGGGGGACACGATCCGCGCCGGTGTGGTTCCGGCGCTGTCCCTGATCGCCGTGGTCACCCTGCTGCTGCTCGGCTGGTGCACGCGCAGTGTGGTGCTGCCGTTGAAGGCGCTGGTGCTGAACGTGCTGAGTCTGAGCGCCACGTTCGGTGTGATGGTGCTGGTCTTCCAGGAGGGCCGGCTGAGCGGCCTGCTCGGCGGGTTCACGGTGACGGGGGTGACCGACACCGTCGTGCCCGTGCTGGTGCTGTGCGTGGCGTTCGGGCTGTCGATGGACTACGAGGTGCTGCTGCTGTCGCGGACCGTGGAGGAACACGACGCGGGGGCGTCGACGCGGCAGGCGGTGGCGCGTGCCGTGCAGCGCACGGCGGGTCTGTTCACGGCGTCCGCGCTGGTCGTCATCGTCGTGATGTCGGCGCTGGCGGCGTCCGGGCTGTTGCTGCTGAAGGTGGTCGGCGTGGGCCTGGCCGTGGCGGTGTTCGTGGACGCCACGGTGATCCGGCTGCTGCTGGCGCCGGCCCTGATGGCGCTGCTCGGCCGGGCCAACTGGTGGGCGCCGGCCCTCCGGCCCGCCGCTCAGTCCTTGGTGCCGGTGAAGAGGTAG
- the hpnR gene encoding hopanoid C-3 methylase HpnR, translating to MRVMLVHPSALMYSEIFLRLEPLGLERVAAAARDAGHEVRVVDLQVLSRELLDRELVSFAPEAVGISLNYLANIPEAIEIAHHAKAASPGCFVFLGGHSVSFIAEHVLEQAGGAVDAVVRGEGEPAVEPLLAAVRDGGLKDVPGVVSTEGRGPAPKLLDSLDSPRPARDLMRRRNRYFIGELDPCASIEFTRGCPWDCSFCSAWTFYGRSYRKASPEGAAEEMASIREPNVFIVDDVAFIRPEHGHGIAAELERRRVRKQYYLETRSDVLLRNEEVFARWTRLGLRYMFLGMEALDAEGLDLYRKRVSPDDNFKALETARRLGIMVAINLIVDPAWDAERFRLVREFALSVPEIVHLTVMTPYPGTEIWHTEARQLTTRDYRLFDIQHAVVPTTLPLEEFYRELVRTQAVLNRKHLGLRNAIGAMSVLGRNLARGQTNFARMLWKFGSVYNVRRQLADHHRPVRYELPLPEHRATPPGRQDLFIHTRAASHARPQADPEPDGV from the coding sequence ATGCGCGTGATGCTGGTCCACCCGAGTGCCCTGATGTACTCGGAGATCTTCCTGCGACTCGAGCCGCTCGGTCTGGAACGGGTGGCCGCGGCGGCCCGGGACGCCGGTCACGAGGTGCGCGTCGTGGACCTCCAGGTCCTCTCCCGCGAGCTGCTCGACCGCGAGCTGGTGTCGTTCGCGCCCGAGGCCGTGGGCATCTCGCTGAACTACCTGGCCAACATCCCGGAGGCGATCGAGATCGCCCACCACGCCAAGGCGGCGTCCCCGGGGTGTTTCGTCTTCCTGGGCGGCCACAGCGTCTCGTTCATCGCCGAGCACGTGCTGGAGCAGGCCGGGGGCGCGGTCGACGCGGTCGTCCGCGGCGAGGGCGAGCCGGCCGTCGAACCGTTGCTGGCGGCGGTGCGCGACGGCGGCCTGAAGGACGTGCCGGGCGTCGTGAGCACGGAGGGCCGCGGCCCGGCCCCCAAGCTGCTCGACAGCCTGGACAGCCCCCGGCCCGCCCGGGACCTGATGCGCAGGCGCAACCGCTATTTCATCGGCGAGCTGGACCCGTGCGCGTCGATCGAGTTCACCCGCGGCTGCCCCTGGGACTGCTCGTTCTGCTCCGCGTGGACGTTCTACGGGCGCAGCTACCGGAAGGCGTCCCCGGAGGGGGCGGCGGAGGAGATGGCCTCGATCCGGGAGCCGAACGTCTTCATCGTCGACGACGTGGCCTTCATCCGGCCCGAGCACGGCCACGGCATCGCCGCCGAGCTGGAGCGCCGGCGCGTCCGCAAGCAGTACTACCTGGAGACCCGCAGCGACGTCCTGCTGCGCAACGAGGAGGTCTTCGCCCGCTGGACCCGGCTCGGCCTGCGCTACATGTTCCTGGGCATGGAGGCGCTGGACGCCGAGGGGCTGGACCTCTACCGCAAGCGGGTGAGCCCGGACGACAACTTCAAGGCCCTGGAGACGGCCCGCCGGCTGGGCATCATGGTGGCCATCAACCTGATCGTCGACCCGGCCTGGGACGCGGAGCGCTTCCGCCTGGTCCGCGAGTTCGCGCTGTCGGTGCCCGAGATCGTGCACCTGACGGTGATGACGCCGTACCCGGGGACGGAGATCTGGCACACCGAGGCGCGCCAGCTGACGACCCGTGACTACCGCCTCTTCGACATCCAGCACGCCGTGGTGCCCACCACGCTGCCCCTGGAGGAGTTCTACCGGGAGCTGGTGCGCACCCAGGCCGTGCTGAACCGCAAGCACCTGGGGCTGCGCAACGCCATCGGCGCCATGAGCGTCCTCGGCCGCAACCTCGCCCGCGGGCAGACGAACTTCGCCCGCATGCTCTGGAAGTTCGGCAGCGTCTACAACGTGCGCCGCCAGCTGGCCGACCACCACCGGCCCGTGCGGTACGAGCTGCCGCTGCCCGAGCACCGCGCCACACCGCCCGGCCGCCAGGACCTGTTCATCCACACCAGGGCCGCCTCGCACGCCCGCCCGCAGGCCGACCCGGAGCCCGACGGGGTGTGA
- a CDS encoding STAS domain-containing protein yields the protein MDTHVQALPDERGTRIILCSGEFDTASAPQLRSALEAARADRVRRTVVDLSLVTFADSAFISVLLHAHHRQRLVLALPPPSPVRRILSLLGLDGVLHLAPDLGTAAAPDP from the coding sequence ATGGACACGCACGTGCAGGCCCTGCCCGACGAGCGGGGCACCAGGATCATCCTGTGCTCCGGGGAGTTCGACACCGCGAGCGCGCCCCAGCTCCGGTCGGCCCTGGAAGCGGCCCGCGCCGACCGGGTCCGGCGCACGGTCGTCGACCTCTCCCTGGTGACCTTCGCGGACTCGGCGTTCATCAGCGTCCTGCTGCACGCCCATCACCGCCAGCGGCTGGTCCTCGCCCTCCCGCCGCCCTCACCGGTGCGCAGAATCCTTTCCCTCCTGGGGCTGGACGGCGTTCTGCACCTGGCGCCCGACCTGGGCACCGCCGCCGCCCCCGATCCCTGA
- a CDS encoding S1 family peptidase translates to MSAASAAQVARQLGQSLGDSYGGAYYDTAKKQLVVNVADGDDAEKARVQEAGAVARNVENSTGELTSATRTLSQKAGIPGTAWAVDPRTNQVLVTADRTVTGERWDKLESAVESLGSGMARIQKSKGEFKPFVDGGDAIFGGGSRCSLGFNVTTQDGQSGFLTAGHCTAATQQWADENGAPLGSVQESVFPGEGDFGLVTYDDPNTEAPSVVDVGGGQTVQIQQAAEAAVGQQVFRMGSTTGLRDGQVTGLNATVNYPEGTVTGLIQTNVCAEPGDSGGSLFTREGDAVGLTSGGSGNCDVGGETFFQPVTTALAAVGARIGG, encoded by the coding sequence ATGAGCGCGGCCTCCGCCGCGCAGGTGGCCAGGCAGCTGGGTCAGTCCCTCGGGGACTCCTACGGCGGGGCGTACTACGACACGGCCAAGAAGCAGCTCGTCGTCAACGTCGCGGACGGCGACGACGCGGAGAAGGCCCGGGTCCAGGAGGCCGGCGCGGTCGCCCGGAACGTGGAGAACAGCACCGGCGAACTGACCTCGGCCACGCGGACCCTGTCGCAGAAGGCGGGCATCCCCGGCACGGCGTGGGCCGTCGATCCCAGAACGAACCAGGTCCTCGTCACCGCCGACCGCACGGTCACCGGTGAACGCTGGGACAAGCTGGAGTCGGCGGTCGAGTCGCTGGGCTCCGGCATGGCCCGCATCCAGAAGTCCAAGGGTGAGTTCAAGCCGTTCGTCGACGGCGGCGACGCCATCTTCGGCGGCGGCTCGCGCTGCTCGCTGGGCTTCAACGTCACCACCCAGGACGGGCAGAGCGGCTTCCTCACCGCCGGCCACTGCACGGCGGCCACCCAACAGTGGGCGGACGAGAACGGCGCGCCGCTCGGCTCGGTGCAGGAGAGCGTCTTCCCCGGCGAGGGCGACTTCGGCCTCGTCACCTACGACGACCCGAACACCGAGGCCCCCAGCGTCGTCGACGTCGGCGGCGGACAGACCGTGCAGATCCAGCAGGCCGCCGAGGCGGCCGTGGGGCAGCAGGTGTTCCGCATGGGCAGCACCACCGGGCTGCGGGACGGGCAGGTCACCGGCCTGAACGCCACGGTCAACTACCCGGAGGGCACCGTCACCGGGCTGATCCAGACCAACGTGTGCGCCGAGCCCGGCGACAGCGGCGGCTCGCTGTTCACCCGGGAGGGGGACGCGGTCGGTCTCACCTCCGGCGGCAGCGGCAACTGCGACGTGGGCGGTGAGACGTTCTTCCAGCCCGTGACGACCGCACTCGCCGCGGTCGGCGCCCGCATCGGCGGCTGA
- a CDS encoding DUF3419 family protein has protein sequence MPSYPSAHVTPVAAPSPALPGPRAGTPWAGRMFTALHDRKLVYNACWEDPALDREALAIGPGDHVLVITSGGCNALDYLLAGAGRVTAVDVNPRQNALLELKAAGIRHLSHPEFFELFGTGRSPRAHEMYRDALRPDLTPFARRYWDGYIDAFAGRGWRNSFYYRGTSGLLAKGLMLVLGLQGLGPHLEELLAAPTLERQRHLYESRRMSERLRAAARLASQPLALSLAGVPPEQRREIAEEYTGGTVQLVHDGLDAILGRLPLADNYFWRAYITGSYTPDCCPEYLKAANFPLLRGALARLDVRTTTVTGFLGRVRAEGRDVSKFVLLDHMDWMGWRDQPALAAEWQAIVDAARPGARVIYRSAGLHTRYLDPVHVVHDGRTRRLADLLHRHPGLAARLHARDRVHTYGSFHIADLP, from the coding sequence ATGCCCTCGTACCCCTCCGCCCATGTGACGCCGGTCGCCGCTCCCTCCCCGGCGCTGCCGGGTCCCCGCGCGGGGACCCCGTGGGCAGGGCGGATGTTCACCGCCCTGCACGACCGGAAACTCGTCTACAACGCGTGCTGGGAGGACCCGGCGCTCGACCGCGAAGCCCTCGCCATCGGGCCCGGCGACCACGTCCTGGTCATCACCAGCGGCGGGTGCAACGCCCTGGACTACCTGCTCGCCGGGGCCGGCCGGGTCACCGCCGTCGACGTCAACCCGCGCCAGAACGCCCTGCTGGAGCTGAAGGCGGCCGGCATCCGGCACCTGTCGCACCCCGAGTTCTTCGAGCTGTTCGGCACCGGCCGCTCCCCGCGGGCGCACGAGATGTACCGGGACGCGCTGCGCCCCGACCTGACGCCCTTCGCCCGGCGCTACTGGGACGGGTACATCGACGCGTTCGCCGGGCGCGGCTGGCGCAACTCCTTCTACTACCGCGGCACTTCCGGTCTCCTGGCCAAGGGCCTCATGCTCGTCCTGGGCCTCCAGGGCCTCGGCCCGCACCTCGAGGAGCTGCTCGCCGCGCCGACGCTGGAACGGCAGCGGCACCTCTACGAGTCCCGGCGGATGAGCGAGCGGCTCCGGGCGGCCGCCCGCCTCGCCTCCCAGCCCCTCGCCCTGAGCCTCGCCGGCGTCCCGCCCGAGCAGCGCCGGGAGATCGCCGAGGAGTACACGGGCGGCACCGTCCAGCTCGTGCACGACGGCCTGGACGCCATCCTGGGGCGGCTGCCGCTCGCCGACAACTACTTCTGGCGCGCCTACATCACCGGCTCCTACACGCCGGACTGCTGTCCCGAGTACCTGAAAGCCGCCAACTTCCCCCTCCTGCGGGGCGCCCTGGCGCGCCTGGACGTGCGCACCACCACCGTCACCGGCTTCCTCGGCCGGGTCCGGGCGGAGGGCCGGGACGTCTCCAAGTTCGTGCTCCTGGACCACATGGACTGGATGGGCTGGCGCGACCAGCCCGCGCTCGCCGCGGAGTGGCAGGCCATCGTCGACGCGGCCCGCCCCGGCGCCCGGGTGATCTACCGCAGCGCCGGACTGCACACCCGCTACCTGGACCCCGTGCACGTCGTCCACGACGGCCGCACCCGAAGACTGGCGGACCTGCTGCACCGCCACCCCGGCCTCGCCGCCCGGCTGCACGCCCGGGACCGGGTGCACACCTACGGCAGCTTCCACATCGCCGACCTGCCCTGA